Proteins from a genomic interval of Quercus robur chromosome 9, dhQueRobu3.1, whole genome shotgun sequence:
- the LOC126698250 gene encoding probable (S)-N-methylcoclaurine 3'-hydroxylase isozyme 2 gives MKSQDAMHKLRDELDREIGTDNVKESHLAHLPYLQACVNETLRLHPPGPLLLPHRALQTCQVMGYTVPKDSQVLVNMWAIGRDSMIWNDSLSFKPERFLDSSLDSKGNDFEYIPFSAGRRICPGQSLATMQVPFILASLVHSFDWFLPGNMNSTELDMNEQFTITLRKKQPLQLIPKGRK, from the coding sequence ATGAAAAGTCAAGATGCCATGCATAAACTTCGTGATGAACTTGACCGTGAAATTGGCACTGATAACGTAAAAGAATCGCATTTAGCCCATCTTCCCTACCTACAAGCTTGTGTCAATGAGACACTGAGATTGCACCCACCAGGACCACTACTTCTTCCTCATCGTGCCTTACAAACATGCCAAGTGATGGGCTACACAGTTCCTAAAGACTCTCAAGTTTTGGTTAACATGTGGGCAATTGGTCGAGACTCCATGATTTGGAATGATTCATTGAGTTTCAAACCTGAGCGGTTTCTTGACTCAAGTTTGGATTCTAAGGGAAATGATTTTGAATATATACCTTTTAGTGCAGGAAGGAGAATTTGCCCTGGACAATCTTTGGCAACTATGCAAGTTCCATTTATTTTGGCATCATTGGTTCACTCATTTGACTGGTTTCTTCCAGGTAATATGAATTCAACCGAGCTAGACATGAATGAGCAGTTCACCATAACATTGCGGAAGAAGCAACCCCTACAACTTATTCCTAAAGGAAGAAAATAG
- the LOC126699804 gene encoding probable (S)-N-methylcoclaurine 3'-hydroxylase isozyme 2: MDQAREFNFLSPFFLLLLLPLLFFIFKHISSLSSKRLPLPPGPKPWPIIGNILQMGKMPHLSMTHFAQVHGPLISLRLGTQLLVVGSSPTAATEILNTHDRLLSARYVPQVTPYDDSVRDGNSLVWASGCKDKWKFLRALCRTELFSAKAIESQAILREQKVGEMVDYLGSKEGKIVHIGEIVFTTIVNTLTNLFFSKDLVDWENQEEASGLKGMIRRIMESATTPNIADFYPIFAEVDLQGLRRNAFKSLKEMYGVWEVLIKERRESQSNGVKKLDFLNVFLANGFTDDQINTLVAELFTAGTDTTTSTVEWAMAELLKNKEAMKKLQEELNKEINTGSIKESHISQLPYLQACVKETLRLHPPAPFLLPHKALETCEVMNYTIPKNSQVFVNVWAIGRDPTIWEDHLSFKPDRFLSSNLDFKGHDYEFLPFGAGRRICPGLPMATKQVQLVLASLVHCFDWSLPNGENPTNLDMAEKFGITLQMEQPLLVIPKQKM, from the exons ATGGATCAAGCAAGAGAATTCAATTTCTTATCCCCTttctttctccttcttcttcttccgcTTCTCTTTTTCATCTTCAAGcacatcagttctttatcttCAAAAAGGCTACCTCTTCCACCAGGTCCAAAACCATGGCCTATCATAGGCAACATTCTCCAAATGGGAAAAATGCCTCACCTTTCAATGACCCACTTTGCACAAGTTCATGGTCCTCTCATTTCTCTAAGGCTTGGCACTCAACTCCTTGTTGTTGGATCTTCTCCCACAGCTGCAACTGAAATTCTCAACACCCATGATCGTTTACTCTCAGCTCGATATGTTCCACAAGTCACTCCCTATGATGACTCTGTCCGTGATGGTAATTCTCTTGTTTGGGCCAGTGGATGCAAGGACAAATGGAAGTTTTTAAGGGCCTTATGCCGGACTGAGTTATTCTCAGCCAAAGCAATAGAGTCACAGGCCATTTTGAGAGAGCAGAAAGTAGGTGAAATGGTGGATTACTTGGGGAGCAAGGAGGGAAAGATAGTCCATATTGGAGAAATTGTCTTTACCACTATTGTCAACACATTGACCAACCTTTTTTTCTCAAAGGACTTGGTTGATTGGGAAAATCAAGAGGAGGCTAGTGGACTGAAGGGGATGATTAGGAGGATTATGGAGTCGGCAACCACTCCAAATATAGCTGACTTTTATCCCATATTTGCAGAGGTGGATCTTCAAGGTTTAAGAAGAAATGCCTTCAAGTCTCTTAAGGAAATGTATGGTGTGTGGGAAGTTCTAATCaaggaaagaagagaaagcCAGAGTAATGGTGTTAaaaaacttgatttcttgaatGTTTTCCTTGCAAATGGGTTCACTGATGATCAAATCAATACATTAGTTGCT GAGTTGTTCACTGCAGGGACAGACACTACTACCTCAACAGTTGAATGGGCAATGGCTGAGTTGCTCAAGAATAAAGAAGCCATGAAGAAACTTCAGGAAGAGCTAAATAAAGAAATCAATACAGGATCAATAAAAGAATCTCATATTTCCCAACTCCCATATTTGCAGGCTTGTGTTAAGGAAACACTAAGACTACACCCACCTGCCCCATTCCTTCTTCCTCACAAAGCTCTTGAAACTTGTGAGGTTATGAATTACACAATCCCAAAGAATTCTCAGGTGTTTGTGAATGTTTGGGCAATTGGACGTGATCCCACAATCTGGGAAGATCATTTATCCTTTAAACCAGATAGGTTCCTAAGCTCAAATTTGGACTTCAAAGGCCATGATTATGAGTTTTTACCCTTTGGTGCAGGAAGGAGAATTTGCCCTGGCCTACCCATGGCCACTAAGCAAGTTCAATTGGTTCTAGCCTCTTTGGTCCATTGCTTTGATTGGTCTCTTCCAAATGGTGAAAATCCTACAAATTTGGATATGGCTGAGAAGTTTGGCATAACATTGCAGATGGAACAACCTTTACTAGTTATCCCAAAAcagaaaatgtaa